The following are from one region of the Acidobacteriota bacterium genome:
- a CDS encoding iron ABC transporter permease: protein MILLGGLTLIFFLELALGVVWIPLRDVFSVLLGFDASVDRWHRIVLDFRLPRTLTALTAGSALGVCGLLLQTTFRNPLADPWFFGLVHSARLGVALFVVISGSFGGTVLASLGLLSNLGLALSAGLGALAMTSLLLALAPRVGAVTLLLSGLMLGQAASGLVSVVLHFTSEAQSRAFTQWNDGTFVHVGFSQWSLLASIVALGFACTVLLSKPLNILLLGESYAQTLGLAVERIRRATVAVAAVLAGAVTAFCGPVAFLGILAPHLARVLFRSADHRVLLPACALLGAALAALADLIVHLPWSRHFLHLNAMLGLVGGPTVVLLLLRGYGLREAS from the coding sequence ATGATCTTGCTCGGCGGGCTGACGCTCATTTTCTTTCTCGAGCTCGCCCTGGGTGTCGTCTGGATCCCCCTACGCGATGTCTTTTCAGTGCTCCTGGGCTTCGATGCCTCGGTGGATCGTTGGCATCGCATCGTGCTCGATTTCCGCCTGCCCCGAACTCTCACCGCCCTGACCGCCGGCTCCGCGCTGGGAGTGTGCGGTCTGCTCCTGCAGACGACCTTTCGCAATCCGCTCGCCGATCCCTGGTTTTTCGGTCTGGTCCACAGTGCCCGCCTGGGCGTCGCCCTGTTCGTGGTGATCTCGGGGTCCTTCGGCGGCACCGTGCTGGCGAGCCTCGGCTTGCTGTCGAACCTGGGGCTCGCCCTCTCGGCGGGCTTGGGCGCTCTGGCGATGACCTCTCTCCTGCTGGCTCTGGCTCCCCGAGTCGGCGCCGTAACCCTGCTGCTCAGCGGACTCATGCTGGGCCAGGCGGCCAGTGGCCTGGTCAGCGTTGTTCTGCACTTCACGTCGGAAGCTCAGTCGCGCGCCTTCACGCAGTGGAATGATGGCACCTTCGTGCACGTCGGGTTCTCACAGTGGAGTCTCCTGGCGTCGATCGTCGCCCTCGGCTTCGCCTGCACCGTCTTGCTCTCCAAACCACTGAACATCCTCCTGCTCGGGGAGAGCTATGCCCAGACCCTCGGCCTGGCGGTGGAGCGGATCCGGCGCGCCACGGTCGCCGTCGCGGCGGTTCTCGCCGGCGCGGTGACGGCATTCTGTGGTCCGGTGGCCTTCCTGGGGATTCTGGCGCCGCACCTCGCTCGGGTGCTCTTCCGAAGCGCGGATCATCGCGTCCTCCTACCGGCCTGCGCCTTGCTCGGCGCTGCCCTGGCAGCGCTGGCCGACCTCATCGTCCATCTGCCCTGGAGCCGACACTTTCTGCATCTCAATGCCATGCTGGGCCTGGTGGGCGGTCCGACCGTCGTGCTCCTCCTGCTTCGCGGCTACGGCCTGCGGGAGGCCTCATGA
- a CDS encoding ABC transporter substrate-binding protein has translation MELPRFPDRNYSTVLLALVLGIFTFGCERQIQPPADGLPTVAGVPTSNLEAAAVADYDPQVDYFPDKAVFRHATQIEIEYHRHYKVAKAETLGTGEEFEFVLVQRGTPIPDTRRDVLVVQVPVTRFSLGTFRYGRAAELLAVVDRLVGFGNHTHASVPAILELFESGKLKRNFNLEAIAERGTEAHFEWYFPASLSRSATHRRLGIPGIPMAEHLEPTPLARAEWLKFFALFFNQEKAAEKAFDDIEQAYEQARRALAQVASRPKVLVGAPEDDGWSLYGGRNLAAKMIEDAGGQYLDADNDSAETSITVPFEAALEGAREADVWLLGPEFSFGNRLEEKTLDDPRFAFVPAVRSGRVFVGHAGYPDGINPWWDYALVEPHLELLDLMAIFHPETHGNRELHFYRRLESSEAGGGAIRE, from the coding sequence ATGGAGCTGCCTCGATTTCCTGACCGCAACTACAGCACTGTCCTGCTCGCGCTGGTGCTGGGGATTTTCACCTTCGGATGCGAGCGCCAGATCCAGCCGCCGGCGGACGGGCTTCCGACGGTCGCCGGCGTGCCAACGAGCAACCTCGAAGCGGCCGCTGTCGCGGACTACGACCCGCAGGTCGACTACTTTCCGGACAAGGCGGTGTTCCGCCACGCGACTCAGATCGAGATCGAGTACCACCGCCATTACAAGGTCGCCAAGGCCGAGACCCTCGGCACCGGCGAGGAGTTCGAGTTCGTTCTCGTCCAGCGCGGAACCCCGATCCCCGACACCCGCCGGGACGTTCTGGTGGTGCAGGTTCCGGTGACTCGGTTCAGCCTGGGGACGTTCCGCTACGGTCGCGCCGCCGAGCTGCTCGCCGTCGTCGATCGCCTGGTGGGTTTCGGGAATCACACCCATGCGAGCGTCCCCGCCATCCTCGAGCTCTTCGAGTCCGGCAAGCTGAAGCGGAACTTCAATCTCGAGGCCATTGCCGAGCGCGGCACGGAGGCACACTTCGAGTGGTACTTCCCGGCCAGCCTGAGCCGCTCGGCGACCCACCGGCGGCTCGGAATCCCAGGCATCCCCATGGCGGAGCATCTCGAACCCACTCCCCTCGCTCGCGCCGAGTGGCTCAAGTTCTTCGCCCTGTTCTTCAACCAGGAGAAGGCGGCCGAGAAGGCCTTCGACGACATCGAACAGGCCTACGAGCAGGCGCGCCGAGCGCTCGCCCAGGTCGCTTCGAGACCCAAGGTTTTGGTCGGCGCCCCGGAGGACGATGGTTGGAGTCTCTACGGTGGCCGCAATCTCGCCGCCAAGATGATCGAGGATGCAGGCGGCCAGTACCTGGATGCGGACAACGATAGTGCTGAAACCAGCATCACCGTGCCGTTCGAAGCGGCGCTCGAGGGAGCGCGCGAAGCGGACGTCTGGCTTCTCGGGCCCGAGTTCTCGTTCGGCAACCGCCTCGAAGAGAAAACTCTGGACGACCCGCGGTTCGCCTTTGTGCCTGCCGTGCGCTCCGGGAGGGTCTTCGTGGGACACGCCGGCTACCCCGACGGCATCAATCCTTGGTGGGACTACGCCCTGGTGGAGCCCCATCTCGAGCTCTTGGACCTGATGGCGATCTTCCACCCCGAGACGCATGGGAATCGAGAGCTGCACTTCTATCGCAGGTTGGAGAGCAGCGAGGCAGGAGGAGGAGCGATCCGTGAGTGA
- a CDS encoding prolyl oligopeptidase family serine peptidase, with protein MAIAVALVMAASVRPVSADSACQPSEGGDPVFESCEAWKSPFESRSDWLEFMASGTSPHETAELANAWSEEEFDGWLSGQRGSIERVQFRSQSLRLRGLLVRPSGAGPFPAVVYARGGNRQWGQLRFLDTIRMLMMAEAGRVVLALEYRGEGGSEGEPELGAGDVSDLRSAAAVLAAQPFVDADHIDVVGFSRGGLVAAWALEPPTPFRSAVLIAGDLDLADTASRRPAMDSEIYSRSVPGYSQDREAALFSRSPVNVVERLAEVPVLLLHGADDERVHPSASLEFATRWTEAGRKARVVVFESGGHALLGKARALRTELESWLARAASPDSPGAADSPAAKDSSEGSAVGRGELLVPRYGLSAATDGRWVYVHGGAPNGSRNGPDFMHPGVLSLIERVDPTSLESSYFSSGLHRRANHGSVLLEGSLVSCGGRTQVGLSRFRVASCETLDLESGIFREMPALPEPLRTLGMTEVAGDIYAIGGLTEQGTYSAVAFKLGQGEAAWESLADMPFPREGQVVSVGQRLFAIGGYNGSALRSVLVFDTASGIWQRREDLPYALSAFSAVAVGTEVYIFGDYQQMSSVHRYDTVTGSLELLDLEITPRRHSDAVLVEDRVLVIGGNQKSSGPATRIIEAFELEALRTAPARH; from the coding sequence ATGGCTATTGCTGTCGCCCTTGTGATGGCTGCCAGCGTCCGGCCGGTGAGCGCGGACAGTGCCTGTCAGCCCAGCGAGGGAGGCGATCCGGTCTTCGAATCCTGCGAGGCTTGGAAGTCTCCTTTCGAAAGTCGTTCCGACTGGCTCGAGTTCATGGCCTCGGGGACATCTCCCCACGAGACTGCAGAGCTGGCCAATGCTTGGAGCGAAGAGGAGTTCGACGGCTGGCTTTCGGGGCAACGCGGATCCATCGAGCGGGTGCAGTTTCGTTCTCAGTCGCTGCGGCTGCGGGGACTTCTCGTTCGGCCTTCCGGGGCCGGGCCGTTTCCGGCGGTGGTCTACGCTCGGGGAGGAAATCGGCAGTGGGGTCAGCTGCGCTTTCTGGACACGATCCGCATGCTCATGATGGCCGAGGCCGGGCGGGTTGTTCTGGCCCTCGAGTATCGCGGCGAGGGCGGTAGTGAGGGTGAGCCAGAGCTCGGTGCCGGCGATGTATCGGACCTGCGTTCCGCGGCCGCGGTGCTCGCGGCGCAGCCGTTCGTCGATGCCGACCACATCGATGTCGTCGGTTTCAGTCGGGGAGGTCTCGTCGCTGCCTGGGCACTCGAACCGCCGACGCCTTTTCGCTCAGCGGTCCTGATCGCCGGCGACCTCGATCTGGCGGATACCGCGTCGCGCCGTCCGGCAATGGACTCGGAGATCTACTCGCGGTCGGTCCCCGGTTACTCCCAGGATCGGGAGGCCGCTCTTTTCTCGCGATCGCCGGTCAATGTAGTCGAGCGCCTGGCAGAGGTTCCGGTTCTCCTGCTGCATGGGGCGGACGATGAGCGGGTCCATCCTTCGGCCTCGCTCGAGTTTGCGACCCGCTGGACCGAAGCCGGGCGAAAGGCCCGGGTCGTCGTCTTCGAGAGCGGTGGACATGCCCTCTTGGGGAAAGCTCGAGCACTCCGCACCGAGCTCGAGTCCTGGCTCGCTCGCGCAGCCTCTCCGGATTCGCCAGGAGCTGCCGACTCTCCCGCGGCTAAGGACTCTTCCGAAGGCTCGGCGGTGGGACGAGGCGAGCTGCTCGTGCCGCGCTACGGGCTCAGTGCGGCCACCGACGGTCGCTGGGTCTACGTCCATGGCGGCGCGCCGAATGGGAGTCGCAATGGTCCGGACTTCATGCATCCGGGGGTGTTGTCCCTGATCGAGCGCGTCGACCCGACTTCCCTCGAGTCCAGCTACTTCTCCAGCGGCCTGCACCGGCGGGCGAATCACGGCTCCGTCCTGCTCGAGGGCTCTCTCGTCAGCTGCGGAGGCCGAACCCAGGTCGGGCTGTCGCGTTTCCGAGTGGCGTCCTGCGAGACGCTCGACCTCGAGAGCGGAATCTTCCGGGAGATGCCGGCGCTTCCGGAGCCGTTGCGGACCCTCGGCATGACCGAGGTCGCGGGCGACATCTACGCGATTGGGGGGCTCACGGAACAGGGTACCTACTCCGCGGTGGCCTTCAAGCTCGGACAGGGCGAGGCCGCCTGGGAATCACTCGCGGACATGCCCTTCCCCCGTGAGGGGCAAGTGGTGAGTGTCGGACAGCGGCTCTTCGCCATCGGCGGCTACAACGGCTCGGCTCTGCGTTCCGTCTTGGTGTTCGACACGGCAAGCGGAATCTGGCAGCGCCGCGAGGATCTCCCCTATGCCCTCAGCGCCTTCTCTGCCGTCGCGGTCGGAACCGAGGTCTACATCTTCGGGGACTACCAGCAAATGAGCTCGGTTCACCGCTACGACACCGTCACGGGAAGCCTCGAGCTACTCGATCTCGAGATCACTCCGCGGCGTCATTCCGATGCTGTCCTCGTCGAAGACCGCGTGCTCGTGATCGGTGGCAATCAAAAGAGCAGTGGCCCGGCGACCAGGATTATCGAAGCCTTCGAGCTCGAAGCGCTACGCACGGCCCCGGCTCGTCACTGA
- a CDS encoding zf-HC2 domain-containing protein, whose product MIHPRVELLSAFLEGDLDTASRDQVASHLAECSDCGRRLQSLRDLVETLESLPNR is encoded by the coding sequence ATGATCCATCCCCGCGTCGAGCTGCTCTCTGCGTTCCTCGAAGGGGACCTCGATACGGCGAGCCGCGACCAAGTCGCGAGCCATCTGGCCGAGTGCTCCGACTGTGGGCGGCGGTTGCAGTCTCTGCGCGACCTCGTCGAGACTCTGGAGTCTCTGCCGAACCGCTAG
- a CDS encoding nucleoside deaminase, whose product MKQLDHERMQAALEQAQKSYDEGGLPIGAVMVEEGRIIARGHNQRVQRGDPTAHGEMDCFRSAGRRARYDGVTLYTTLSPCMMCAGTIVQFGVPRVVVGEDHSFPGNLDFLRQHGVEVVLLDDPACRDLMARFIGENPALWDEDIAGREEV is encoded by the coding sequence ATGAAGCAACTCGACCACGAACGAATGCAGGCCGCCCTCGAGCAGGCGCAGAAGTCCTACGACGAGGGTGGCCTGCCGATCGGGGCGGTGATGGTGGAGGAGGGGCGGATCATCGCCCGCGGTCACAACCAGCGGGTGCAGCGCGGGGACCCGACGGCCCACGGCGAGATGGATTGCTTTCGCAGTGCCGGCCGGCGAGCGCGCTACGACGGAGTGACCCTCTACACCACCCTCAGCCCCTGCATGATGTGTGCGGGGACGATCGTGCAGTTCGGGGTGCCGCGGGTGGTGGTGGGGGAGGACCACAGCTTCCCGGGCAACCTCGACTTCCTGCGCCAGCACGGCGTCGAGGTCGTGCTCCTCGATGACCCCGCCTGCCGGGACCTCATGGCGCGCTTCATCGGCGAGAACCCGGCCCTCTGGGACGAAGACATCGCGGGCCGCGAAGAGGTCTAG
- a CDS encoding ABC transporter ATP-binding protein gives MSRDAIALDRLTIGYRLPRNQEKRIASDLGLRVPEGQFTVLLGPNGAGKSTLLRTVCGLQEPLAGRVLLGGRDLAAISPRQRARTLGVVLTERVDTWGLTVWDLVALGRAPHTRWSGRLADDDHAAVTRALVETDTDQFARRRVSELSDGEKQRVLVARALAQEPAVLVLDEVTAFLDLARRVEIMQLLRKLAHSSGKTLLLSTHDLDLALRTADRLWMIDRQGRVHEGCPEDLVLAGSVAEVFRHEGLEYDPALGRFELDQGSGEWIRLAGDGVAAQWTQHALERRGFQVDREGRSDAAAAVEVTREEPRWRLTCRDRVSRHSTLEELTSELEAQLEAVVA, from the coding sequence ATGAGCCGCGATGCGATCGCCCTCGACCGGCTGACCATCGGCTACCGCCTACCGCGGAACCAGGAGAAGCGAATCGCCTCGGATCTGGGACTGCGGGTGCCCGAAGGGCAGTTCACGGTCCTTCTGGGACCCAACGGCGCCGGCAAGTCGACGCTCTTGCGAACGGTGTGCGGGTTGCAGGAGCCGCTCGCAGGTCGCGTGCTCTTGGGGGGACGAGATCTCGCCGCCATCTCTCCTCGCCAGCGAGCCCGGACCCTCGGGGTCGTGCTCACGGAACGGGTCGATACCTGGGGATTGACGGTCTGGGATCTGGTCGCCCTCGGGCGGGCGCCGCATACTCGCTGGTCGGGCCGACTCGCGGACGACGATCACGCCGCGGTCACCAGAGCGCTGGTCGAAACGGACACCGACCAGTTCGCCCGGCGCAGGGTCTCTGAGCTCAGCGATGGTGAGAAACAGCGGGTGCTGGTCGCCCGAGCCCTCGCCCAAGAGCCGGCGGTGCTGGTGCTCGACGAGGTGACGGCGTTTCTCGATCTGGCTCGACGGGTCGAGATCATGCAGCTCCTGAGGAAGCTGGCACACTCCAGCGGCAAAACCCTTCTTCTCTCGACCCACGACCTCGACCTCGCGCTGCGCACGGCCGACCGCCTGTGGATGATCGATCGCCAGGGCCGAGTGCACGAGGGGTGCCCCGAAGATCTCGTGCTGGCCGGCTCCGTGGCGGAGGTGTTTCGGCACGAGGGGCTCGAGTACGACCCCGCCCTGGGCCGCTTCGAACTCGATCAAGGCAGCGGTGAGTGGATTCGCCTGGCGGGCGACGGCGTGGCCGCGCAATGGACCCAACACGCCCTCGAGCGCCGCGGTTTTCAGGTCGACCGCGAGGGCAGGAGCGATGCGGCTGCAGCCGTCGAGGTCACCCGAGAAGAGCCGCGCTGGCGCCTGACCTGTCGAGACCGAGTGTCCCGCCATTCAACCTTGGAGGAGCTGACATCCGAGCTCGAGGCCCAACTCGAGGCGGTGGTCGCTTGA
- a CDS encoding LytTR family transcriptional regulator DNA-binding domain-containing protein — MRVVVVEDEVLAREALRDLLAEHGIAPLAEATDGRSALAAIARWAPDVVFLDIRLPELSGLEVLEGVEPAQRPLVVFTTAYDRYAVTAFELEAVDYLVKPFGRKRFAATLARVREKLRQGKPTDLSATLREDLFERPRKRLFARKGRAIVPVPVDQIELISGADDYSRLCCGDESYLVALRLRDLEAQLDPDRFLRIHRSHLINLDRVAEIRPRDSHRLEVILRSGARVPASRQGSARLRGRMLT; from the coding sequence ATGAGGGTGGTGGTCGTCGAAGACGAGGTCCTCGCCCGCGAAGCCCTACGAGATCTCCTCGCCGAGCATGGCATCGCGCCCCTCGCCGAGGCCACCGATGGCCGCTCCGCCCTCGCAGCCATCGCTCGCTGGGCGCCGGACGTCGTCTTTCTCGACATTCGGCTGCCGGAGCTTTCCGGCCTCGAGGTCTTGGAAGGCGTCGAACCAGCGCAACGCCCACTGGTGGTTTTCACCACCGCCTATGATCGCTACGCGGTCACCGCCTTCGAGCTCGAAGCGGTGGACTACCTGGTCAAGCCCTTCGGCCGCAAGCGCTTCGCGGCAACCCTCGCCCGAGTCCGCGAGAAGCTGCGCCAAGGCAAGCCGACGGACCTCTCCGCAACCCTTCGCGAGGATCTCTTCGAGCGCCCCCGAAAACGCCTCTTCGCCCGCAAAGGCCGCGCCATCGTGCCGGTACCGGTCGACCAGATCGAGCTCATCTCCGGAGCCGACGACTACAGCCGCCTGTGCTGTGGCGATGAGAGTTACCTGGTGGCCCTCCGGCTGCGCGACCTCGAAGCGCAGCTCGATCCCGACCGCTTCCTGCGCATCCACCGCTCCCACCTGATCAACCTGGACCGAGTGGCCGAGATCCGACCCCGCGACTCTCATCGACTCGAGGTCATCCTGAGGTCCGGAGCCCGCGTCCCGGCCAGCCGCCAGGGCTCGGCCCGTCTGCGCGGCCGAATGCTCACCTAG
- a CDS encoding histidine kinase, translated as MPATAGARGTRHLFWLYGLSWLPFLIAYGVALGLSLDVDFELAALGALANGLPPALLGWPALRASRMLSRRRPPPAVAFARHVVAGSLYVLASGVGTWLVFKLVHRLQSGAWHWALGDTRPLFWQMLICSLLYLVLAGFGRTWALADRLREEAQRSARARELAARSELSALRSRLDPHFLFNTLHSLLALVRSDPTAAEEALERFGDLLRYVLATRSPEAEEVRLAEEKDFLGDYLELERLRLGDRLRVDEHFETAALGCRLPAFTLQPLVENAVRYAVAARSEGGRIEIRADLADSCLRLEVRDDGPGARPEAVADGGLGIALVRDRLQALHGDAAGLEVETEPGAGFLVRIWLPKVGDEEVAGP; from the coding sequence ATGCCCGCGACTGCAGGCGCCCGCGGCACGCGTCACCTCTTCTGGCTCTACGGGCTCTCGTGGCTGCCGTTCTTGATCGCCTACGGAGTCGCCCTCGGGCTGTCGCTCGACGTCGACTTCGAGCTCGCGGCCCTCGGCGCGCTGGCCAACGGGCTGCCCCCAGCCCTCCTCGGCTGGCCCGCCCTCCGGGCCAGCCGCATGCTGTCGAGGCGACGGCCTCCCCCGGCCGTCGCCTTCGCTCGCCATGTGGTCGCCGGCAGCCTCTACGTACTGGCTTCCGGGGTCGGGACCTGGCTGGTCTTCAAGCTCGTCCACCGCCTCCAATCGGGCGCCTGGCATTGGGCCCTCGGCGACACCCGGCCACTCTTCTGGCAGATGCTGATCTGCTCCCTGCTCTACCTCGTCTTGGCGGGATTCGGCCGCACCTGGGCGCTGGCGGATCGCCTGCGGGAAGAAGCGCAGCGCAGTGCCCGGGCGCGGGAGCTCGCGGCGCGCTCGGAGCTCAGCGCCCTGCGCTCCCGTCTCGACCCCCACTTCCTGTTCAACACCCTGCACTCGCTGCTCGCCCTGGTGCGCAGCGATCCGACGGCGGCGGAGGAAGCCCTCGAACGCTTCGGCGATCTCCTCCGCTACGTCCTGGCGACGCGAAGTCCCGAAGCCGAAGAGGTCCGCCTGGCGGAGGAGAAGGACTTCCTCGGCGATTACCTCGAGCTCGAGCGCCTGCGTCTCGGCGATCGCCTGCGCGTCGACGAGCACTTCGAGACCGCGGCCCTCGGCTGCCGGCTCCCCGCCTTCACCCTGCAACCGCTGGTCGAGAACGCAGTGCGCTACGCGGTGGCAGCGCGCAGCGAGGGTGGCAGGATCGAGATCCGCGCCGATCTCGCCGACTCCTGTCTGCGTCTCGAAGTGCGGGACGACGGACCCGGGGCACGGCCGGAGGCGGTCGCCGATGGCGGCCTGGGCATCGCCCTCGTCCGCGATCGACTGCAGGCTCTACACGGCGACGCAGCGGGACTCGAAGTCGAGACCGAGCCGGGAGCGGGTTTCCTGGTGCGGATTTGGTTGCCGAAGGTTGGCGACGAGGAGGTCGCCGGGCCATGA
- a CDS encoding CIA30 family protein: MKRKICWIAALLGLAAGHLQAGEFLIDDFVDGNLEAQPGLSWVVIADDAIGGGSQAELAVVPRASGHTLKLVGKLGQPPKGFPVSFLGLWTAVDDEGRSFDLSAFQGIRMRARGQGGGLTVGVRGSASPMNYVAAVEIGPEWTELEVPFSKLRGQIPSASDDGWTPEDIAWVGLSFQGAPEAEVRLELDRIAFYAESKAAKPTPSPARSATSAVVKTKLVEPDSLRRLAWKSLAQEEAGDDLRGGSLPDARAVDWALDGEERLWIRVRLANAPPQNAFGVNVALETSGDPDDGMPWWGSNSSFRFDHLVTAYLSRGDGYWQGVCGLSGFAQVQQGNMTAESSAVVASVDREHPALLVGIPRADLPKNDSLRLIVTVGSAMVNNDDIPNQGSLQLDLAAVSKP, encoded by the coding sequence ATGAAACGAAAAATCTGCTGGATCGCAGCACTCCTCGGCCTCGCCGCCGGTCACCTGCAGGCGGGCGAGTTTCTGATCGATGACTTCGTCGACGGCAACCTGGAGGCCCAGCCGGGACTCTCCTGGGTGGTGATCGCCGACGATGCGATTGGCGGCGGAAGCCAGGCCGAGCTCGCGGTCGTTCCCCGAGCTTCGGGCCATACCTTGAAGCTGGTCGGCAAGCTGGGCCAGCCGCCCAAGGGTTTCCCGGTGAGCTTCCTGGGACTGTGGACCGCCGTCGACGACGAGGGCCGGTCTTTCGACTTGTCGGCCTTTCAGGGGATTCGCATGCGCGCCCGGGGCCAAGGCGGCGGACTGACCGTGGGCGTCCGGGGCAGCGCCTCGCCGATGAACTACGTGGCCGCCGTCGAGATCGGCCCGGAGTGGACCGAGCTCGAGGTGCCGTTTTCGAAGCTTCGCGGCCAGATCCCGAGTGCTTCCGACGACGGCTGGACTCCCGAAGACATCGCCTGGGTCGGACTCTCCTTCCAAGGAGCGCCGGAAGCCGAGGTCCGCCTCGAGCTCGACCGCATCGCCTTCTACGCAGAGAGCAAGGCGGCGAAGCCGACTCCCTCACCGGCTCGTAGCGCCACCTCTGCGGTGGTCAAGACGAAGCTAGTCGAACCGGACTCCTTGCGCCGACTGGCCTGGAAGAGCCTGGCGCAGGAAGAGGCCGGTGACGATCTGCGCGGCGGCTCCCTCCCAGACGCCCGGGCCGTCGACTGGGCTCTCGACGGAGAAGAGCGACTCTGGATCCGCGTTCGCCTGGCCAACGCTCCGCCCCAGAACGCCTTCGGCGTCAACGTGGCCCTGGAGACCAGCGGCGACCCCGACGACGGCATGCCCTGGTGGGGCAGCAACAGCTCTTTTCGCTTCGATCACTTGGTGACGGCCTACCTCTCCCGCGGCGACGGCTACTGGCAAGGCGTCTGCGGCCTCTCGGGCTTCGCGCAGGTCCAGCAGGGCAACATGACCGCCGAGAGCTCCGCCGTCGTCGCCAGCGTCGACCGCGAGCACCCAGCGCTCCTGGTGGGCATTCCCCGCGCCGACCTGCCCAAGAACGACTCCTTGCGCCTGATCGTCACCGTCGGCTCGGCGATGGTCAACAACGACGACATCCCCAACCAGGGCTCTCTGCAACTCGACCTGGCCGCCGTTTCGAAGCCTTAG